The Cottoperca gobio chromosome 15, fCotGob3.1, whole genome shotgun sequence genome segment CACCACACAAGCCCTGGCAGAACAAACACATGTTTTCCAacctttaaataacattttgtgaaTGTTTCCATGAGGGATATTGGTTCTAGGAACATTTCCAGAGGTTCATTCTGTAAAACCTGTATACAACCAGTAGGGAACAATCCCTGAAGGATCCTAGAAGGTTATAATTGTAATGCTGAAGTGGAGCTTTaattagtatcattattattttttgtagtAGTTTAAAAAGTGGGGCTGCACTAATAACTTATaccattatggattaatctgttGTTTGGTCTACAAAATTACAGGAGAGTGTAAAATGATAATCAAAAGTTTCCAGAATCGGAGGGGACATCTTCAGATGCTTCAATCTGAAGGCAAAATATATTCTACTTAAAAgtatatgaaacagagaaaaagtagCAAATCAtaatatttgagaagctggaaccaacAAGTTTTTGGCATCGGTGCTGAACAAATATATAGATTGATCCTAacaattgtaaataaaatatttaaataatgtacaaAAGAAATCTGTCCCAGAAGCATTTTAGTAGTCTAGTTTCAGTCATACATCAGTTATGTGTGTGACCATTCTGAGTTGACCAAATATTGACAGGTGAGGTGTTAGTCTACAAACAGACCTACAGACCTACTGCTTGCTGCTGCTATTAAAAATGTGTGACCTTtcgaaatactaatactaatactaatttgttttgataaaagttatcaaaatgtgacatttacagTGACATTAATTGTCTCAAAATCTGATGGGTCACCAAATCCAGTGtaacaccatatatatatatatatatatatatatatatatatatatatatatatatatatatatatatatatatatatatatatatatatatataatagtttaCAATTTTAGtgctacatttcagagggattTTTAAACAGTTGTTTAGCCcgtgtatacatacatacagaccaACATTTTGTTAATGTGAAACCTGTACCTCCAAAATGTCAATTTTAAGAAGTCAGACAACATGCAATTTGGTTTGCCCCTAGTGTGTTTAATGGTTTAATAAAACTCGGTATAAATGCATATTTGAAAGcatgaaaataatcaaaactGAAAAGAAAGGATCAACCTAAccctaatattataatactgctTGTGCAATAGGCAAATTCTCCATTGTGGTATTGCGTTTGagcacttcttccaccacaAGTGTGCTTTCATACGAAATCCAATTTAGCATAAGGGTCCTTAAAATCAAGTTTGGACTGTGCTTCACTCTAGGATGGAGATTTGATCAGAGAATAAGAATGCAATACAAGAGCATACATACTCTGGCACTTCCGGCTTTGCTTTGCGCCgagaaatcctttattttttGTGGTATTTTCGAATATAGTTCTTTTTTATCCTATCAATATTATAATGAACGATACTTATTATGCAACTTAGCGCTCACAACTATGTATTTAGATTGTTAATGAGTTTGGGAATCAgtgttatgcatttattttaatatcactTGGGCTCTGCGAGGTAGATGTTGCCTGCATAAAGGCATCATACGGCCTAAAAGAagggaaagacaaaaacatgttgaataGCTTTAAATAGTTATCAAttgtatgttattattattattattattatatgttatgtcATTAAAGGTGTGCAGACGTTGGCGACAAGGATGCAGTGATTTATTCCATCTCGTTTTGTATCTTTGCTGCCGGAGGAGAGCTGTGATTTGTTGTAATGACACCACAAACAGTTTTTACAGCAACGCGAGATTATGATGAGCTCTGTGACGAAAGGCCGTAGatgaaattatatttatgttgtgtgttgGACGCACTGGATGCGGTTATCTGCCGTTTTACGGTGTCAGTCAACATATTATTCCGTTAAGACATTTGTTGAACATCGACTACGAATGCTCGGCTATGTGTTGTTGTCTATTTGACGTGAAGACGGTGAGTGTTGTCTGCTGCTCATCGTTATGTTTTAAATTAAGAGACCGTTCAGTGCAAAAAGGCCAGTTTCTTTTCTCTGGAGCGCTTTAATATTGTTGACAGCATCTGGGccaccagcagcaccacaaCACAATTAAAAGCTAGCGTTAATTGCACCACATCTGCTACCATGAACTGCACAAGGCAGTCGTTATATTGAACCAATACGCTCAGGCCAAGTTGTAGTATTAAGATCAAACCAACTGGAACTAACTTCATTGTGAATTATATCCGAATAATGAATGTGTTGGTGCTAAATTGCCGTTACGTTAGCTTTCACTCGGCTCAACTAATCTAGAAATACAGATGCTAGCTTGTACGTTAGCTGTTACAAATGGAGAACATATCATGGAAGCAGTATGCTAACATACTGGTGAAGATGTGATTAATGTGTGAGTCAGTAAACATGATCTCTGTTTAATGTTACTGTCACAGCTGTTACCTTTAACTTTGATTAACGACATTTCCAGCGAGAGATGATCACTAACGGTCATAgactagctaacgttacttaAAGGACCATTtgggacatttttatttctataaagATGTCATATGTTGACACACTTGTACTATGTACGTTATTTCACTTGTCAGTTAACAGTTAAAGTTACTCCAGACATGTATAATTTGTGTCTGATATAGATTATTTTTACTCGAAATGGTTGATtaccttgtaaaaaaaaaaagaggtaaaaTTGCATCTCCTCCTCCCACATTACAAAATCCAGAACATATACATGTGCAAATGTTGTTCACTTAGAAAGTTTAACTGTTAGAGAAGATGTATCTTACTGAAAAGTCCAACCTCATCTGGAGGTTTCAAGTTTCCACATCATCTTGTACGTTCCCTCTTCATCAGATGaacgacttacaataagtataCATCACATGAGATCCTTATCCCAAATCCTTCATTTAATGTTGCAGGTAGATAAAACTGTGTTTCTTAATTAATGATCAGACGTAGCTAATACTGGGAGGATGAATTGAGCCTGCCTTCTTGATACAAACATGTACttatgtatattttgtaataattaGCATAAGAGTGGTCATTACATCTAGAAGTTTAGATTGAAATGTAGTGAGGCGGTCCATTTAACATGGATTTGCACCACTGAGAAACTGTTAAACGATATAACGGACGATACAGATATATCCGCATATATTGTGGCCAATACATACCAAGAAACTTCAGTACAGCAATGCCAAAGATTATTTTGAGGTCATTTTAGAAACCGTGTGTCCATAATATAGTTTTTCCACAGCACTGCGAAGTTTCCCAATTAGTTAGTTTGTGGTCAGTTGGCCAGGTCACGTCGTACTTGGTTTATAATGTGCCATGGACATTGTAGTTCATACAGCTACATAACTAAGTTTCTGTTGTCCATCCCTCTCCTTCTCAGCTCAAGGGAGGCAAGTCCATGACACCATGAGTCCTCCAGCTCTGCTCTGTTGTCACAGGAAAATCTGGTTGCATTCAGCAGCAGGAAGCAAACGCatctctttattatttattatcttccCCCGGATGCTATGGAAGGACAAGCATAATGAATAGATACACTACCATCAGACAGCTCGGGGATGGCACCTACGGCTCTGTCATCCTCGGCCGCAGTCTGGAGTCAGGAGAGCTAGTTGCCATAAAGAAGTGAGTATCCAGAAAATTGTGCATGTTTGCAACTAattttttcaacattttgaaCAAATAAGTTAACaggaaaaatatttttcagaatgaaaagaaaattctACTCCTGGGAAGAATGTATGAACCTTCGTGAAGTCAAGGTGAGTTTATATTTGCTGCGTTTTTAACAGTTTCACACATTTGAATTGCAGAATTATGGAAAGTTCAACCCAAAATGAACTCTCCGAGACTGGTCCATCATTACTGCTCAAACTGATGTTAAATAGTCTGTGCCCCCATTAATGTACTGTTGTCTGGTTCAGATGCATCTGATCTCCATTAACGTGGCTTTTCAATGTTGTTCTCAAATCTCCACAAACATTTTGGCTCCATTCTCTAATTCTTTATTTGAAATATCACAACGCTATTCTGTAATACTAGAAATAAACAATGTTCTAgggaagtaaaaacaaaaaatacaaccaCTGTATAATTTCCTCCACAAGGAACCTTTTCATAAATACGTACATAAAACAATTAACATCAAAATGGAATAGCAAACATAAGATTTGACATGTAATGTTCAATGCTACACATGCTGTCAGCGGTTTTGATGCAGTGACCAAATAAGCAGTAATTATGGGTGAATCTTTTGTAGAATAGAGATGTAACTTCATGATAACTTGATGAGTTGTGAATAATGCAGTAATGATGATGCGTTTAATATTAGGGCTTTACCGAatgacattatattacatttaaagctTCTATTGAACCCTAATGAAGCTTCgatttcatattttatgacaaCATCATCCTAAAGAAAAGGGGGGAAAGTATTGATGTTTGGATATTgtgattatataaatgtaatttacgGTGTGGTTAGATTGCTACCCGTTAATATGGCTGCGTGTCTCCCTTTGTGTGCGGCAAGCgggaaagcaaaacatttttgagcacattgaaaatgttgtttttgaaagtctaaacacaaacaagcaaGTATTGAAACAGAATACTTTGctaaataaacatgttgtgactcttttttcaataaattatgaattttggactttacaacgctctggagttattgcaaaggtttggatcacacgagtcAGATACAATGCAAAGCAGCTACCACTGCAATCTAACTCTACAAATGGTATAATACGAAGAATATTCGTGTAGCCTAACCTTTATCTGAAACTGTGAAGAAATAACCGGTTCAAACAGGATGACTAGACATGCAAAGACTAAAAGAAGCTGCACAGCATTCGAATCTTGAATTAACATTAGAAATGTCAACGTTATTAATGAAGCTTCAAgctattcggtacagccctagtTAATACTGAACACTTTAGTCCAGATGTCAAATACACCACACCAATTGAGTTTGTTACTGTCTAAATTTCCTCACAGCTCAAAGTCACAGACCAGCTCTAAGAGTTGAAGGTGATTCTTGTGTGCTGTTGGTTTTTGAGCTCTCGCTCCCATCCCTACGCACCCTTTCCTAAAGCTTCTTAACGCAGAAAACATGTGTAGAACACGCTGGTCCTTAGAGTCCTGCTGATTGGCTCATATTTACAGCATGTCACACCATAAAATCTCGGAATCCTATTGCAGCTTTCCCCCCTTTTACTAAAATGTAGCATCGTTAAGCATATCTCATCCCAGTGCATGAGAAAGGTGTACATTTCTCCATCCTGCTTTCaaattgtcctttttaaatTGTAAGTATGAATCCCACCTTTGCAgcatccccccccctccaaacTCCATTGTGTTCTTACACTAGCCACGTTTTAACAAGAATGTTTTATGCATATTCTTACATTATCTCTTTTACTCCTTCAGTCCTTAAAGAAACTCAACCATGCTAATGTGATCAAACTTAAGGAGGTAATTCGAGAAAATGATCACTTGTACTTTATATTTGAGTACATGAAGGAAAATCTATATCAGCTAATGAAAGACAGGTGCGTATAGTTTTTACATGTTGCATTATTATTCCCGTGTTCCAAACTATATTTCATAAATGCttactgtttctttactgtttcagttttttaattgtttgtttcttgCTGCAGGACTCGATTGTTTCCTGAATCTGCCGTAAGAAATATTATGTTTCAGATACTACAGGGGCTCGCGTTCATTCATAAACATGGTACGTCTTTTTATGACTCCAGGAtgctaaattaaatgtgtggcatatttgacattttgtacCATTCGAGTTAAGACGCTCATGtgatgtgtcttttttttttttgtcagggTTTTTTCACAGGGACATGAAACCTGAGAATCTTCTGTGCATGGGTCCAGAGCTGGTGAAAATAGCTGACTTTGGGCTTGCCCGTGAAATCAGATCTCGACCACCATACACAGACTATGTCTCGACCAGATGGTGAGTTTCTTCCAGAGTAAACATaacacactgtgttttaatagttCAGCACTCTCACGTCAGAGTACCCTCTCATCTTTTTGGATCAGGTACAGAGCCCCAGAGGTGCTCCTCAGATCCACATCCTACAGCTCACCCATAGACCAGTGGGCAATTGGCTGCATCATGGCAGAGCTTTACACCCTCAGGCCTCTTTTCCCAGGTTCCAGTGAAGTAGACACCATATTCAAAGTGTGCCAAGTCTTGGGTACACCAAAGAAGgtacgttttttttttcatgtgttTACAGCAGACTAACAAAGAACACTGTATTTGTCATTCCCAGTAATTTGAGTAATCCATCGGACAGAAGAGATACACTttgtttatgtgtatatgtattctTACACCGGCTGTGTTCACTTAATGCATGTATCTTAGACCAGAAGCATTTTCATCCAGGTCTCTTTTATTGTTTGAGAAACAAGACTAGTTCTGTGTAgtagaaatatatgttttgtgcacatagactgtataagaagtggacatGTTTGTGGACTgttgttttgaagccttgagatGGGCATATTGGCCATCTTGTTTTAGGGTGGCGCTAAGCACATTGGAATTCTgaagaagacatttttagaTGATCAAAATGTGATAATTAACTTCATAAATTGAAAACGCACTGTGAAAGGGTAAAACTTGTCAATTCCAAGGTAGCCACACAAGCATACCccactttattgtcattgtcataatttactaaatgacgaataaaaacagattttgttgTTATGACGTTATGTAAATGTGGTTTGTAAAATGGCTTGTGTCTTCTCCCTCCTAGAATGATTGGCCAGAGGGATACCATCTGGCGAGCGCTATGAATTTCCGTTGGCCTCAGTGCGTTCCCAGTAATCTGAAGACGCTGATCCCAAATGCCAGTCCTGAAGCCATTCATCTGATGACAGACTTGCTCCAGTGGGATCCCAAGAAGAGACCAGCTTCTGCCCAGGTAGTGTCTGCCCTGCATGTCCTTACCTCCTTATAGCTGAACATGCAGAttgaaagttgtttttgttaaaatctTGATATCTTTTCAGACTCTCAGGTACTCTTACTTCTATGTGGGCCAGGCTTTGGGCACTCCTCAGCAGATCTTGGAGCAGGGCAGACCTCAGCCAGGCCATGTGCCGCTGCAGGCTCCTTTACAGTCACAACAgacgctgcagcagcagccccTGCTGCTTAAGCCAATGCCCCCCTCCCAGCCTCCACCTCCCAGCCAGCACTGCTCCCCCCCCAGGCCTCTTCAGCAGATCCAGCCCGCCGCTGTATCTGCAGCTGCCCAGGCGGCAGTGTACCAACGGCACACAGAGCTGGTGCGAGAGCAGCAACAGAAGCACATCCTGAAGCAGGAACAGAGTGGAAGAACACCACAGGGCCATCTGCCTTACATTGTTGACAAGAGTCTCCAGAGCAAGGTGAGGCTGAAATGATATTGTACTCGCACaatgtttctatttaaaaacaacaacatatttatgCATATTATCGGGATACTATTGTTAATttgcaattattttggccaggaCAATCCTGAAATTAAATGTGCATATCATCCCGTGCCTACTAATGACGACATCAAGTGGTcttcactttgtatttacagtaacaGTTCCATCAAAGGGAAGCTGACAGCCAGAATATCTCGACAAATATACCGTTATAATTAGTTATAGCTTGTTCCTCCGAACATGGAATTGTACAAAAATATTCCTCACTTTTCTGGTTGATG includes the following:
- the LOC115019943 gene encoding serine/threonine-protein kinase ICK-like; this translates as MNRYTTIRQLGDGTYGSVILGRSLESGELVAIKKMKRKFYSWEECMNLREVKSLKKLNHANVIKLKEVIRENDHLYFIFEYMKENLYQLMKDRTRLFPESAVRNIMFQILQGLAFIHKHGFFHRDMKPENLLCMGPELVKIADFGLAREIRSRPPYTDYVSTRWYRAPEVLLRSTSYSSPIDQWAIGCIMAELYTLRPLFPGSSEVDTIFKVCQVLGTPKKNDWPEGYHLASAMNFRWPQCVPSNLKTLIPNASPEAIHLMTDLLQWDPKKRPASAQTLRYSYFYVGQALGTPQQILEQGRPQPGHVPLQAPLQSQQTLQQQPLLLKPMPPSQPPPPSQHCSPPRPLQQIQPAAVSAAAQAAVYQRHTELVREQQQKHILKQEQSGRTPQGHLPYIVDKSLQSKQARQESEKANLLSYQVKPKGGRRRWGHGTGHLKGEDWDDYEETDLTSISVLGKSNFSAEQSRQSDLSRYGNVLDFSRPNGKEDAPLNLNKSSAYQEPSRTASAKQHYLRQSRYLPGISTKKNGAINASKDFTGSHLWANSSIPFGGTLPSRGAHGTNTIPGGYMPSFYKKDIGSAGHRTPQGPSVESTASNYATWQSGRSPMNTSSNMPLANKSTPGLLPHPPVHNIHGRTDWSAKYGHR